A genomic segment from Actinomyces lilanjuaniae encodes:
- a CDS encoding PAS domain S-box protein codes for MEYVDGNERRFGAEDLFFSTTDAKGVIRRTNRVFNSLSRYSSEELVGAPHNIIRHDDMPAGAFRLMWDELEAGRPACVYVLNRAKDGLDYWVFATVVPLADGYLSVRVRPSNHALFTPVREMYARVRAAEREYADQGHSRREVADRGATLMSEELSQAQFRGLYSFARAALPRELALLVVEGVRVPRRTESDSPMSTILSAMAVIERDTDELIYQLNEYQDLINGLGAWATSVRSVIDRANRVGALVGEVTSPDQDSSVPTVSERVRERSAQAVEVLQQLNSSLVALYEVASEVRFRSSMMRLHTLMTGIFAAAVLDETEVDSADAISDLAEALLVDLEPLAPSCQNAADLAERLDADLRSVVSNLDRVKRPFQRWIRALQDEGAQALAEGVDAAAVLQEAVELGEQGFPETASLAELAAKARGVVVTLDEPLIRERVSTVRQALAQMGG; via the coding sequence ATGGAATACGTCGATGGCAACGAGCGCCGCTTCGGTGCCGAGGACCTGTTCTTCTCGACCACGGACGCCAAGGGCGTTATCCGCAGGACAAACCGGGTATTTAACTCGCTGTCCCGCTACAGCTCTGAGGAGCTGGTCGGCGCTCCGCACAACATCATCCGCCATGACGACATGCCCGCAGGCGCCTTCAGGCTGATGTGGGACGAGCTGGAGGCAGGGCGGCCAGCATGCGTCTATGTCCTGAACAGAGCCAAGGACGGGCTAGACTACTGGGTCTTTGCCACGGTCGTCCCCCTTGCCGACGGCTACCTCTCGGTGCGGGTCCGCCCCAGCAACCACGCGCTGTTCACCCCGGTTAGGGAGATGTACGCCCGGGTCCGTGCCGCAGAGCGTGAGTACGCTGACCAGGGGCACAGCCGTCGTGAGGTGGCTGACCGTGGTGCCACCTTGATGTCTGAGGAGCTCAGCCAGGCGCAGTTCCGCGGCCTGTACTCCTTTGCCAGGGCAGCCCTGCCGAGAGAGCTGGCCCTGCTCGTGGTCGAGGGCGTGCGTGTACCCCGCCGCACGGAGTCGGACAGCCCCATGTCCACCATCTTGTCGGCCATGGCGGTCATTGAGCGGGACACCGACGAGCTGATCTACCAGCTCAACGAGTACCAGGACCTCATTAACGGCCTGGGGGCCTGGGCGACGAGTGTCCGCTCGGTCATCGACCGGGCTAACCGCGTGGGGGCGCTGGTAGGGGAGGTGACCAGCCCGGACCAGGACTCCTCCGTGCCGACTGTCTCAGAGCGGGTCAGGGAGCGTAGTGCGCAGGCCGTGGAGGTTCTCCAGCAGCTGAACTCCTCGCTGGTGGCCCTCTACGAGGTCGCCTCCGAGGTGCGCTTCCGCTCCTCGATGATGCGTCTGCACACCTTGATGACGGGGATCTTCGCCGCCGCGGTCCTGGACGAGACGGAGGTCGACTCCGCCGACGCCATCAGTGACCTTGCTGAGGCGCTCCTGGTGGACCTTGAGCCGCTTGCGCCGTCCTGCCAGAACGCGGCCGACCTCGCTGAGCGCCTGGACGCGGACCTGCGGTCGGTGGTCAGCAACCTCGACCGGGTCAAGCGTCCGTTCCAGCGCTGGATCCGGGCGCTCCAGGACGAGGGTGCCCAGGCCCTGGCTGAGGGCGTGGACGCTGCTGCTGTGCTCCAGGAGGCGGTCGAGCTCGGGGAGCAGGGCTTCCCCGAGACTGCCTCCCTGGCCGAGTTGGCAGCGAAGGCGCGCGGGGTCGTCGTGACCCTGGACGAGCCTCTTATCCGTGAGCGTGTCTCCACGGTTCGCCAGGCCCTGGCGCAGATGGGGGGATAG
- a CDS encoding response regulator transcription factor — translation MSTTPEPLTRPDGSPVRVLVVDDEQMLADLLASALRYEGWEVTTAGTGTAAVRTAQEIQPDVIVLDVMLPDFDGLEVMRRVHGHTPGVPVLFLTAKDAVSDRVAGLTAGGDDYVTKPFSLEEVVARLRALLRRSGASEEKPASLLEVGDLRMNEDSHEVWRGEDEIHLTATEFELLRYLMRNPRRVLSKPQILDRVWNYDFGGQANIVELYISYLRRKIDKGRDPMIHTMRGVGYVLKPAADAPAAARHSQEPATAAGAASQGPAGSSGGSL, via the coding sequence ATGAGCACCACCCCTGAGCCCCTCACGCGCCCGGACGGGTCGCCTGTGCGCGTCCTCGTGGTCGACGACGAGCAGATGCTGGCCGACCTGCTGGCGAGTGCCCTGCGCTATGAGGGCTGGGAGGTCACCACAGCCGGCACGGGGACGGCGGCGGTCAGGACGGCCCAGGAGATCCAGCCGGACGTCATCGTCCTCGACGTCATGCTGCCCGACTTCGACGGGCTGGAAGTCATGCGCCGCGTCCACGGCCACACTCCCGGGGTACCCGTTCTCTTCCTGACGGCCAAGGACGCCGTCTCCGACCGGGTGGCTGGACTGACCGCCGGGGGTGACGACTACGTGACCAAGCCCTTCTCCCTGGAGGAGGTCGTGGCACGGCTGCGCGCCCTGCTGCGCCGGTCGGGAGCCAGCGAGGAGAAACCCGCTTCCCTGCTGGAGGTCGGCGACCTGCGCATGAACGAGGACTCCCACGAGGTCTGGCGGGGCGAGGATGAGATCCACCTCACTGCCACCGAGTTCGAGCTGCTACGCTACCTCATGCGCAACCCGCGCCGCGTCCTGTCCAAGCCACAGATCCTGGACCGCGTCTGGAACTACGACTTCGGCGGGCAGGCAAACATCGTCGAGCTCTACATCTCCTACCTGCGACGCAAGATCGACAAGGGGAGGGACCCCATGATCCACACGATGCGAGGCGTTGGTTACGTGCTCAAGCCCGCCGCTGACGCACCAGCCGCTGCGAGACACTCCCAGGAACCCGCCACGGCCGCAGGCGCCGCATCTCAGGGCCCGGCAGGCTCCTCGGGCGGGAGCCTCTGA
- a CDS encoding HAMP domain-containing sensor histidine kinase yields MLSVLGLVLVTAALMSAFSTLTLRYTLTEHLDDKLAAASERAANRRNGLEQGPAGPPQYPDVGSTEEVAPGLDAAGQSTGTLTVIITSGSVSSATYIDAEGHYVSLSPQAHADLLPVRTDGHPMTVSITSLGDYRVVASKDDSGAVVVTGLSMEDDNRLVRTQLLIEAGIALVGALVIALAGRSMVRSSLAPLERVAVTAQHVASQPLERGEVSIDERVPAEDLVSSTEVSQVGTALNTLLDRVEDALGARQRSETQVRQFVADASHELRTPLASIRGYTELIQREGADANLPEEAEHALQRVHSESLRMTALVEDLLLLASLDAGRGLVLTEVDLVGLLVDTVADARAAGPDHDWELVLEALEPPAGNSDRAAQNGSGIPQGCEGQEPEPEEEFVPEPPLVMGDEPRLRQVLVNLLANARVHTPPGTRVTTTLLRHDNHLVVRIADNGPGIEPALRERLFERFARGDTSRERRTGSTGLGMSIALAIVQSHQGTLTVESATRQEDPEHHGTTFAISLPAVEVR; encoded by the coding sequence GTGCTCAGCGTGCTCGGCCTTGTCCTTGTCACTGCCGCCCTCATGAGCGCCTTCTCCACGCTGACCCTGCGCTACACACTGACCGAACACCTCGACGACAAGCTGGCTGCCGCCTCCGAGCGGGCCGCGAACCGCCGCAACGGCCTGGAACAGGGACCGGCGGGCCCGCCCCAGTACCCTGACGTCGGCAGCACCGAGGAGGTGGCCCCGGGACTGGACGCCGCAGGCCAGTCCACGGGGACGCTGACCGTCATTATCACCTCGGGATCCGTGAGCAGCGCCACCTATATCGATGCCGAGGGCCACTATGTCAGCCTGTCCCCACAAGCCCATGCTGACCTGCTGCCAGTTCGTACCGATGGTCACCCCATGACGGTCAGCATTACCTCTCTGGGTGACTACCGGGTCGTGGCCAGCAAGGACGACTCCGGCGCTGTCGTCGTCACCGGCCTGTCCATGGAGGACGACAACAGGCTGGTGCGCACCCAGCTGCTCATCGAGGCCGGGATCGCGCTGGTGGGTGCCCTTGTGATCGCCCTGGCCGGGAGGAGCATGGTCAGGTCCTCCCTGGCACCCTTGGAACGGGTGGCTGTCACCGCCCAGCACGTGGCCTCCCAGCCGCTGGAGCGCGGTGAGGTCTCCATCGACGAGCGCGTGCCCGCTGAGGACCTGGTCTCCTCCACGGAGGTCAGCCAGGTGGGGACCGCCCTGAACACGCTGCTGGACCGGGTTGAGGACGCCCTGGGCGCCCGCCAGCGCTCGGAGACGCAGGTGCGCCAGTTCGTGGCCGACGCCTCCCACGAGCTGCGCACGCCCCTGGCCTCCATCCGCGGCTACACCGAGCTGATCCAGCGCGAGGGCGCTGACGCGAACCTGCCCGAGGAGGCTGAGCACGCCCTGCAGCGGGTGCACTCGGAGTCCCTGAGGATGACGGCCCTGGTGGAGGACCTGCTGCTGCTGGCCAGCCTGGACGCGGGACGCGGGCTGGTCCTCACGGAGGTGGACCTGGTCGGTCTCCTGGTGGACACCGTAGCCGACGCGCGCGCTGCAGGCCCCGACCACGACTGGGAGCTGGTCCTGGAGGCGCTGGAGCCTCCTGCGGGGAACAGTGATCGGGCCGCGCAGAACGGCTCCGGGATCCCCCAGGGCTGTGAGGGCCAGGAGCCCGAGCCCGAGGAGGAGTTTGTCCCCGAGCCGCCGCTGGTAATGGGAGACGAGCCCCGGCTGCGCCAGGTCCTGGTCAACCTCCTGGCCAACGCCCGCGTGCACACCCCGCCGGGGACACGGGTCACCACGACCCTGCTGCGCCACGACAACCACCTGGTGGTGCGGATTGCCGACAACGGGCCCGGTATCGAACCTGCCCTGCGTGAGCGCCTCTTCGAGCGCTTTGCCCGCGGCGACACCTCCCGTGAGCGTCGTACCGGCTCCACCGGCCTTGGGATGTCGATCGCCCTGGCTATCGTGCAGTCGCACCAGGGGACGCTGACCGTGGAGTCAGCGACCCGACAGGAGGACCCCGAGCACCACGGCACCACCTTCGCCATCAGTCTGCCTGCCGTCGAGGTCCGGTAA
- a CDS encoding phosphatase PAP2 family protein, with protein sequence MRGRALLLVSCCLVGVLALWWLFVGTYTGQRLEAAALEGSEIGSHYVSDQARALLSTVSMPAAVVLVAVILLVGWLRGSHRRALWAVVAVVGANLSTQVIKQWVLWRPDYDITARWDNANTLPSGHTTMAASAAVALVLLAGTRWRTAAAWVGAGATAAMGYSTLVCQWHRPSDVLSAVLVAVAWGAVAVAAGAWQGGDRDPDGHGGQHDGGQHGSGHSDGDRDEGAGGEAAAARGSQQLWNTVLTVAGAVGCAGAGLLEMWVWSRSAAPLTRWDLFAAYTAGSVATVAVSCLALGALVGLSGWRR encoded by the coding sequence GTGCGCGGGCGGGCGCTGCTGCTGGTGTCGTGCTGCCTGGTGGGGGTGCTCGCGCTGTGGTGGCTGTTTGTGGGTACCTATACCGGCCAGCGTCTGGAAGCGGCCGCCCTGGAGGGCTCTGAGATCGGCTCCCACTACGTCTCCGACCAGGCTCGCGCTCTCCTGTCCACGGTCTCCATGCCCGCAGCGGTGGTCCTGGTAGCGGTGATCCTCCTTGTCGGCTGGCTGCGTGGCAGCCACCGCCGTGCCCTGTGGGCGGTGGTCGCTGTGGTCGGGGCGAACCTGAGCACCCAGGTCATCAAGCAGTGGGTCCTATGGCGTCCCGACTATGACATTACCGCGCGCTGGGACAACGCGAATACCCTGCCCTCGGGGCACACGACCATGGCGGCCTCAGCCGCCGTGGCCCTGGTGCTGCTCGCCGGGACCCGCTGGCGCACGGCTGCGGCCTGGGTGGGGGCTGGCGCCACGGCGGCCATGGGGTACTCCACCCTGGTGTGCCAGTGGCACCGGCCCTCCGACGTGCTCTCGGCCGTGCTGGTAGCCGTCGCCTGGGGCGCGGTGGCGGTCGCCGCGGGAGCATGGCAGGGCGGTGACCGCGACCCGGACGGGCACGGTGGTCAGCATGACGGCGGTCAGCATGGCAGCGGCCACAGCGACGGGGATCGTGACGAGGGTGCTGGCGGTGAGGCAGCCGCAGCCAGGGGCTCGCAGCAGCTGTGGAACACCGTGCTCACGGTCGCAGGAGCCGTGGGCTGTGCTGGTGCCGGTCTCCTGGAGATGTGGGTGTGGTCGCGCAGCGCCGCCCCGCTGACCCGGTGGGACCTCTTTGCCGCCTATACCGCAGGATCGGTGGCGACTGTCGCAGTGTCCTGCCTCGCTCTGGGCGCTCTGGTCGGCCTGAGTGGCTGGCGGCGATAG